The nucleotide sequence CAACCGGCGTATGGAGTGCCTGACATGACTCAGTTTGTGATCAACGCACTGCTGTGGTTCTGCGCCATCGGTTGCGGGATGATGGCGGGACTGTACTTCGCGTTCTCGACCTTCATTATGACCGCGCTTGGCCGGATCCCGCAGGCTCACGGCATCTCGGCGATGCAATCGATCAATGTCGTGATCCAGCAATCGCTGTTCATGCCGCTGTTCTTCGGAACGACACTTGCGGCATTGCTGCTTGCGGGCCTGGCGCTGTTTCGCCTTAACGAAACCGCCGGCATCGCGATGCTGGCCGCAGGCATCCTCTACGTCGTCGGCATGTTCGTCTCGACCATCGTGTTCAATGTACCGTTCAACAACGCCCTCGACGCCGTCGATCCATCCAGCGCTGATGCCGCTGCGGTATGGACGCGCTACCTGAAGGACTGGACCTTCTGGAACCATCTGCGGACGGTTGCCTCTGCTGTCGCCAGCGCATTGTTCGTGGTCGCCATTGTCGCAGGATGAAGGCGTTGACCGCGACCAGTGGAACCCTTGTATGATGACAGCTTGAATCCTCCGTCATACAAGGGGTTGGCATGCGCAAGGTCATCGAATTCGACGAGGGGACCTATCAGGCCATGGTGCAACTCGGACGAGACCGGATGGCGACGCTGCAGGAACTTGCCGATGAATCCTTCGCCGACCTGCTGAAGAAGCACGGCGTGCCGAAAGACCTGCGGGAGGCGCTGCGCAGAAGCGCAAAGGCTTCCACCCCCGCGAAGCGCAAAACGAAATCCACCCGCCGCAAATGACGCACGCCTCCGATGCACATCCTGCTGCCGGCCCGGTGCTGATCACCGGATGCTCCAGCGGCCTCGGCCGGGCAGCCGCAATAATTTTCCGCGCTGCGGGCTATGAGACGTTCGCCACGGCGCGCGATCCGTCAACGCTCGACGATCTGCGCGCGCTCGGCTGCCGCACACTGGCGCTCGACATCACCAGCGAAGGCGCGCGCCGCGCCGCCGCCGAAACCGTTGAGCGGGAATTCGGCGCGGTTAGAATTCTTGTGAACAATGCCGGCTACGGCCAGTACGGCCCGCTGGAAGAAATCTCGCTCGACCTGCTGCGGCTGCAGTTCGAGACCAACGTGTTCGGCGCATTGCGGCTGTCGCAACTGGTGCTGCCCGCCATGCGCCGCGCCGGGCGCGGGCGCATCGTCAATATCAGCTCAGTCGCAGGCCGCGTCAGTTCGATCGGCGGCGGCGCGTATCATGCCACCAAGTTCGCCATCGAAGCACTGACCGACGCGCTGCGTCCGGAGGTCGAACCGTTCGGCATCGATGTCGTGAATGTCCTGCCCGGACCAATCGCCACGCAGTTCGAGGCGACGCTGCTGAAGCATATTCCCGATACCGGGCCGCAAAGTCCGTACACATATTTCAAGCATCGCCTTGCCGAGCGCATGCACAATTTTCTGAACCCGCAGAAATTCGGCGTGATGTCAGCGGAGACCGTCGCCCGCGTCGTTTTTAAGGCCGCAACGGCAAGACGTCCCAAGACCCGCTACAGCGTGGGCTTCATCGCGCATCTCGGTCCGATCGGCCGCGCCCTGACGCCCGACCGCGTGGTGGATGTCATGACACGGCGGAAGGTGCCGGTCGTGAAAAAGTAGACCTCTCGACGCTAGCAAACTGGCAAAATCGACAGACGAAAACCGGAGGCACCCGATTTAAGGATACCTCCGGTTGTTAGAACTGCTCTCAGATCCACTGCTGTCATTGCCGGGCTTGACCCGGCAATCCATCTTCAAACTTTCAGATGGGTGCGCGGGTCAAGCCCGCGCATGACGAGTCTTGATGTTGAGCGTTCATGAAGTTACGCCTTCTTCATGCCGGCCTTCACTGCATCCGCCGTGATCGGCAACGAACGCACGCGTGCACCGACCGCATTGTAGATAGCGTTGGCCAACGCAGGAGCCACCACCGTCACCGCGGGCTCGCCCACGCCGGTGGCGGGTTCGCCATTGGCGATGATGGCGAGCGCCACCTCCGGGACCTGACTCATTCGCATCGGAGTATAGGTGTCGAAGTTGGTCTGCTCGATCGCGCCATCCTTCATGGTGGCCTTCTCGAACAGCGCCAGCGACATGCCCCACAGCGCCGCGCCCTCGACCTGGGCACGGATGCCGTCCGGGTTCACCTGCGTGCCGACATCGGTGGCGACGGTGAGTTTCTTCACCTTGACCTCGCCGCTGTCGTTCACCGCAACATGGGCGACACAGGCCGTCCAGCTCGCGGTGGCGCGTTCCTGCGACGACACGCAGGCAACGCCCATGCCTTCACCCTTGGGCAGCTTCTTGGTGCCGTAACCGGCAAGGCCCATCGCGGCGAGCAGCGTGTTGCGCAACCGCTGCGCGCCGCCGGCATTGGCGCCGGCGCCGTCGAGCAGGTCGATGCGGAATTGCGCCGGGTCTTTCCCCGAAGCTACCGCCAGTTCGTCGAGCATGCTTTCCACCGCCCAGAAGGTCCAGCCGGGCGCGACCGAGCGCAACTGGCCCGACGGCGTGGCCGACTGCGCCATCTCGTTGATGATGGCACGGACGTTGTGGTTGGGCACGGTGTAGAAGAAGTCCGCGCCGTTCACCGTGAAAGCATCGAGCGCGCCCTTCTTCTCGACATCCGGCGAGAGAAACGCCGGAATGCCCCAGCGCTTGGTCGGCCAGGCGCTGACCACGTCATGGTTGAACGCAATCAACTTGCCGCTGTCGTCGAGACCGGCCTTGATCTTCTGGAAGGTCAAGGGACGCGAGAAGTCCATGATGGTGTCGTCCTCGCGCGAGTAGATGACCTTCACCGGCTTGCCGACGGCTTTCGCTGCAAGCACCGCCGGAATCATCATGTCGCCGTCGAGACGCCGGCCGAAGCCGCCGCCCAGCCAGGCCTGATGCATGACGATGAATTTGGGATCGATGCCCAGCGCCCCGGCCGCGATCGCTCCCGAACGGGTGGCGAACTGATTGCCGGAGTACAGATGCCAGATGTCACCCTTTTGCTCTGCCGTGGCGTTCATCGGCTCCATCGGCGCGTGGATGTTGATGTTGGTGGTGTATTCCGCCTCCATCACCTTGGACGCCTTGCCGAGCGCCTCCGCCGTATCGCCGTTCTTGACGAAGAACAGCCCGGAGGCGTTGTCGGCCTGCAGCCGCTTCGCTTCCGCCAGCAGGGATTCGCTGGAGACTTTGGCGTTCGGCCCGTTGTCGTAGGTGACCTTGAGCGCGTCCGCCGCCTTTTTTGCGTTGGCGTAGGTGTTGGCCACCGCCACCACCCAGCCGGTGGTGGTGCCGGTCTTGTCCTCAAGCGTCACGGCCTTGATGAAGCCCGGCACCTTCTTTGCCGCTGACTCATCGACCGACTTCACCGTCGCGCCATAGCGCACCGGCGGCATCACGATCTTGCCGTAGACCATGCCGGGCAGGAACGTATCGATGCCGTACTTCGCGGTGCCGTTGGTCTTCGACGGAATGTCGAGCTGCGGGATCGACTGGCCGACCAGCGTGTATTGGTCGGGCGTCTTGAGCTTGAGCGCCTTGAGCTCGTCCGCCGTGAACGTCTTGGTCGCCTTGCCGCCTTTCACGATTTCCGCGAACGTCAGCGACTTCTTCGACTTCGGATGCGAGATTCGAGAGTCGCGCACCACGAGTTCGCCGGCCGGCACACCCATCATCGCGGCGGCGGCTTCCGTCAACGCGATGCGGCCGGCGGCGCCTGCACGGCTCATGGCGTCGAAGTTCATCATGGTGCTCCAGGAGCCGCCCGTGATCTGCGCGCCGAGAACCGGATCGTTGTACTTCGGATCGTTGGACGCGAGCTTGACCCGCATGTCCTTCCAGGACGCGCCGAGTTCTTCGGCCACAAGCTGCGCCATGGTGGACGCAATGTGCTGGCCCATGTCGGCCTTGCCGCAAGTCACAGTGACAAGCCCGTCCGGCGCGATCGAATACCACACGCTCGGATCGAAGCTTGCGGGCGCGGCCAGCGCGCTGCTTCCGGGCACGGATGCGAAGCCGAGCGCAAGCCCCGCTGCGGATGTGCCGACGATGAACGAGCGGCGGCTGAGATCCGTCGATGAATTGACCTTGATGTGCTTGTTCATGTTGCTCTCCGATCGCTCGGCGCGTTCGACGCGGTGCGCATGTCGGCGGCAGCCCGCATGATCGCCTTCTGAATCCGCGAATAGGTCATGCAGCGGCACAGATTGCCGTCCATATGCGCGACCACCTCGTCCCTGGTCGGATTGGTGTTCTTGGCGAGCAGCGACGCCGCCTGCATGATCTGGCCGGACTGGCAGTACCCGCATTGCGGCACCTGCTCGAGAATCCAGGCCTTCTGCAGCGGATGATCGCCCTTGGCGCTCAAGCCTTCGATGGTGGTGATCTTCTTGCCGGCGACCTCGCTGAGCACGGTCTGGCACGAACGCACCGCTTCACCGTTGACGTGGACCGTGCACGCGCCGCAAAGCCCTGCGCCGCAGCCGAATTTCGTCCCGGTCATCTGGAGTTGTTCGCGGATAACCCATAGCAGCGGCGTATCGCCCGCCGCTTCGACGGACATATTGCGTCCGTTAATGCTGAGAGTGGGCATCGTTTCTTCCCCTGCCGGCGCACGACATCGCTTACGGCGATGACTCACTTCGAGGTCGATGCCCGCCACGCACCGGGTCGATGACGGGCGCCGCGGAGAATGATCGGCTTTTTTGGCGCAGGCAACGCAAATTAGAATCGGTCAAAATAAAATAAATTATCGCGCAATGCAGCGACGTCCTTGTGCGACGCAGAAACAGGAAACTTAGCTACGCGGCGGAGCCTTACGCTGCGGGACTGTCATCGCCGCAATCCCGGCAACGACGCACACCAGACCGATCCAGACTGTGGGCGACAGCGTTTCGCCCAGAAATACAACGCCGAGGCCGACACCGAGCGGCACGCGTAGGTAAGCCTGCGCGGTCGTGCCGACCGATCCCAATGTCTGGATCAGCCGGAAATAGATCACGAAGGCGAGCGCGGTGGAGAACACCGCGAGCGCGATCAGGGCCGCGACGGACGCCGCCGATGGTGTGAGCGCCCATGGCCGGTCGACGATGAGGCTGAGCGGCGTCAGCATGATCGCGCCGCAGATCATCGACCCCGCCGCCGGCACCATCGGATCGAGCCCGTTGAAGTTGCGCCCGAACAGCGCGGCGGCGCCGAACAGGACCGCGGAGAGCACCAGTGCAAGCTGTGCGATGACATCCTGTCCCAATCCGTTCAATGCATCGACGCCTACGACAAGACAGATTCCGGCGAGACCCACCGCAACGCCAAACGACTGGCGCAGCGTGGGACGTTCATGGCGGACAAACAGCAGCGCCAGCAGGAACGCGAAAATCGGCGCGTTCGAGCCCAGGATGGTGGCAAGACCCGCGCCGACATGCTGTTCCGCGTATGCGATCAGCGTGAAGGGAATCACGCTGTTGAGACAGGCCTGAATCATGAACCGCCGCCACACCGCAGGATCGCGCGGCATGGCGATACCACGCAGCCACATGATCGTCAGCAGGATGGCCCCTGCAATGAACGTACGCGCGGCGATCAGGGTCAGCGGCGGAATAGTCTCTACACCGATCTTGACCAGCGTGTAGGCCGCGCCCCACAGCGTCGCCAGCAGCACCAGCAATGCAAGATTGGTCGCGTTATGCTGCCGTGGCGTCTCGATTGCGATGGTCATGTCGTGCCGCCGGCTTCCTGTTCGCGGCGACGTTGCCACGCCGGCGCAGTGCTTTGTTTCGATGCGGGTCGAAGTTTATCCGCCGCGCAGCAGATTGGAGTACTGCTCCGGCACTTCGATCTCGAGACCGAGAATCGCCGCCGACAGCGCCTTGCCATAGTTGTCGAGGCTGAGGCTGCGCGACACCCCGCCGCCGAGTGCGCCTTCCGCCACGAAATTCAGCGCCGCCAGATTATCGGCCTCATACCGCGTGACCTCGCCCTTGATCGCGCCGCGATAGAACGCCTTGAACCGCGCGGCGGTCAGTTGCGCTTTCAGCAAGGGATAGAATTCGTCGCAATAGGCGATCACCGCGATGTTCGAGGTGTTGCCCTTGTCGCCGGACCGGACGTGGGCCACGCGTTCCAACTTGACCTGCATAGCTTCAGCTCTCGTACCAGGTGATGACGGGGGCGACCTTCTCGCGCGGCACCAGCGTCGACCAGACGCCAATGATCTCGCGGGCGCGATCCTGATGCGGCACCCGTTTGCCGGTCATGGCCACGCCGGACACCGCCATGCCGTCGATCTCGCGCCCGACTTTCAGGGCTTCCTCGCGGGTTTTGGTCCGCGCCGCAACCCGCACCGCGACCTCATAAGGCTCCGGCGCATCCGGCGGACTGGCTTCGCCGTGGATCGCATTGAGGCCGAGAAAATCGATACGCAGGTCGTCCGCCTTGAGACCGACGATGCGAAAGCGTTCTTGCAGAATCTGCTTCGCGAGTTGCGCACGGCGCAGCGCACCGGGACCAGCGTAGAAGAACATATCCTCGCCGATGAAGCCTTCCATGCAGCCCATCGACACTTTCAGCGTCGGCGTGCGCGGCTTGCCACCGATATTTGTCACGCGCATGCGGTCGGAGCCCACCTGCTCAAGTGCCGCGGTGGTGAAATCGACCACGACATCCGGCGTGATGTAGTTCGCCGGATCGTGCACCTCGTACAGCATCTGCTCCTTGACCGTCATGGCGTTGATCGCGCCGCCGGTGCCCGCGACTTTTGCAATCACAGCGCTGCCGTCAGATTCGACCTCGGCAATCGGAAAGGCCAGATCCCACGGCGTCGGCACATCCTTGAAGCCGGGATCGGCGAAATAGCCGCCGGTGACCTGCGCACCGCATTCCAAAAGATGCCCGAGGCCGCTGCCCGCG is from Afipia massiliensis and encodes:
- a CDS encoding acyclic terpene utilization AtuA family protein; protein product: MSSLRIGAGSAWWGDRIEPAKLNAEQGDLDYLCFETMAEATISAAQVRKRRDPSFPGYDTYLDDRMKAVLPGCLKRGTKVISNQGWINPDGAAQRIVELLREHGAKGKKVAAVSGSLITDRIAALGGTILENGAPVASIASEIISAEAYLGAEPIVEALRQGADIVITGRVADPSLFLAPMMHEFGWCADDFAKLGAGSGLGHLLECGAQVTGGYFADPGFKDVPTPWDLAFPIAEVESDGSAVIAKVAGTGGAINAMTVKEQMLYEVHDPANYITPDVVVDFTTAALEQVGSDRMRVTNIGGKPRTPTLKVSMGCMEGFIGEDMFFYAGPGALRRAQLAKQILQERFRIVGLKADDLRIDFLGLNAIHGEASPPDAPEPYEVAVRVAARTKTREEALKVGREIDGMAVSGVAMTGKRVPHQDRAREIIGVWSTLVPREKVAPVITWYES
- a CDS encoding xanthine dehydrogenase family protein molybdopterin-binding subunit, whose translation is MNKHIKVNSSTDLSRRSFIVGTSAAGLALGFASVPGSSALAAPASFDPSVWYSIAPDGLVTVTCGKADMGQHIASTMAQLVAEELGASWKDMRVKLASNDPKYNDPVLGAQITGGSWSTMMNFDAMSRAGAAGRIALTEAAAAMMGVPAGELVVRDSRISHPKSKKSLTFAEIVKGGKATKTFTADELKALKLKTPDQYTLVGQSIPQLDIPSKTNGTAKYGIDTFLPGMVYGKIVMPPVRYGATVKSVDESAAKKVPGFIKAVTLEDKTGTTTGWVVAVANTYANAKKAADALKVTYDNGPNAKVSSESLLAEAKRLQADNASGLFFVKNGDTAEALGKASKVMEAEYTTNINIHAPMEPMNATAEQKGDIWHLYSGNQFATRSGAIAAGALGIDPKFIVMHQAWLGGGFGRRLDGDMMIPAVLAAKAVGKPVKVIYSREDDTIMDFSRPLTFQKIKAGLDDSGKLIAFNHDVVSAWPTKRWGIPAFLSPDVEKKGALDAFTVNGADFFYTVPNHNVRAIINEMAQSATPSGQLRSVAPGWTFWAVESMLDELAVASGKDPAQFRIDLLDGAGANAGGAQRLRNTLLAAMGLAGYGTKKLPKGEGMGVACVSSQERATASWTACVAHVAVNDSGEVKVKKLTVATDVGTQVNPDGIRAQVEGAALWGMSLALFEKATMKDGAIEQTNFDTYTPMRMSQVPEVALAIIANGEPATGVGEPAVTVVAPALANAIYNAVGARVRSLPITADAVKAGMKKA
- a CDS encoding AtuA-related protein, translating into MQVKLERVAHVRSGDKGNTSNIAVIAYCDEFYPLLKAQLTAARFKAFYRGAIKGEVTRYEADNLAALNFVAEGALGGGVSRSLSLDNYGKALSAAILGLEIEVPEQYSNLLRGG
- a CDS encoding DUF1772 domain-containing protein; this encodes MTQFVINALLWFCAIGCGMMAGLYFAFSTFIMTALGRIPQAHGISAMQSINVVIQQSLFMPLFFGTTLAALLLAGLALFRLNETAGIAMLAAGILYVVGMFVSTIVFNVPFNNALDAVDPSSADAAAVWTRYLKDWTFWNHLRTVASAVASALFVVAIVAG
- a CDS encoding SDR family NAD(P)-dependent oxidoreductase, whose translation is MTHASDAHPAAGPVLITGCSSGLGRAAAIIFRAAGYETFATARDPSTLDDLRALGCRTLALDITSEGARRAAAETVEREFGAVRILVNNAGYGQYGPLEEISLDLLRLQFETNVFGALRLSQLVLPAMRRAGRGRIVNISSVAGRVSSIGGGAYHATKFAIEALTDALRPEVEPFGIDVVNVLPGPIATQFEATLLKHIPDTGPQSPYTYFKHRLAERMHNFLNPQKFGVMSAETVARVVFKAATARRPKTRYSVGFIAHLGPIGRALTPDRVVDVMTRRKVPVVKK
- a CDS encoding DMT family transporter; this translates as MTIAIETPRQHNATNLALLVLLATLWGAAYTLVKIGVETIPPLTLIAARTFIAGAILLTIMWLRGIAMPRDPAVWRRFMIQACLNSVIPFTLIAYAEQHVGAGLATILGSNAPIFAFLLALLFVRHERPTLRQSFGVAVGLAGICLVVGVDALNGLGQDVIAQLALVLSAVLFGAAALFGRNFNGLDPMVPAAGSMICGAIMLTPLSLIVDRPWALTPSAASVAALIALAVFSTALAFVIYFRLIQTLGSVGTTAQAYLRVPLGVGLGVVFLGETLSPTVWIGLVCVVAGIAAMTVPQRKAPPRS
- a CDS encoding (2Fe-2S)-binding protein — translated: MPTLSINGRNMSVEAAGDTPLLWVIREQLQMTGTKFGCGAGLCGACTVHVNGEAVRSCQTVLSEVAGKKITTIEGLSAKGDHPLQKAWILEQVPQCGYCQSGQIMQAASLLAKNTNPTRDEVVAHMDGNLCRCMTYSRIQKAIMRAAADMRTASNAPSDRRAT